In Halobaculum rubrum, the following are encoded in one genomic region:
- a CDS encoding YqjF family protein has product MQRRLLSMRWRDALFAHWRVDPATVEARLPDPLSVATHEGDAYLGVVPFEMTDIRPRGAPFGLSFPELNLRTYVTDGDTKGVYFFNLDAADPIGVGVARALFRLPYYRAAMDVTRDGDRVTVTSHRTHRRAPEADFDATYGPAGETRTPEPGSLEAFLVENYRFYTEGRGRVYYGDIAHEPWPLADADVELRTNTLFEANGFEAPAGEPICHYSPGTEVTADRIRRLDTNATDTPDGDDSSVEIPVEAADD; this is encoded by the coding sequence ATGCAGCGACGCCTGCTGTCGATGCGGTGGCGCGACGCCCTGTTCGCCCACTGGCGCGTCGACCCCGCGACGGTGGAGGCCCGCCTCCCGGATCCCCTCTCGGTGGCGACACACGAGGGCGACGCCTACCTCGGGGTCGTCCCCTTCGAGATGACGGACATCCGGCCGCGCGGGGCGCCGTTCGGGCTGTCGTTCCCGGAGCTGAACCTCCGGACGTACGTCACCGACGGCGACACGAAGGGGGTGTACTTCTTCAACCTCGACGCGGCCGACCCGATCGGTGTCGGCGTCGCCCGGGCGCTGTTCCGGCTGCCGTACTACCGCGCCGCGATGGACGTGACTCGCGACGGCGACCGCGTGACGGTCACCAGCCACCGGACCCACCGCCGCGCCCCGGAGGCCGACTTCGACGCGACGTACGGACCCGCCGGCGAGACCCGGACGCCCGAACCGGGAAGCCTCGAGGCGTTCCTCGTGGAGAACTACCGATTCTACACCGAGGGTCGCGGCCGGGTGTACTACGGCGACATCGCACACGAGCCGTGGCCGCTGGCCGACGCCGACGTGGAGCTCCGGACGAACACGCTGTTCGAGGCAAACGGCTTCGAGGCGCCGGCCGGGGAGCCGATCTGCCACTACTCGCCCGGGACAGAGGTGACCGCCGACCGGATCCGGCGGCTCGATACGAACGCGACTGACACGCCCGACGGCGACGACTCGAGCGTCGAGATCCCGGTCGAGGCCGCCGATGATTGA
- a CDS encoding ABC transporter permease — translation MSRTGRIRAETAAAARSFLRRRTAVIFTFFFPLLLVLIFGVLVRTQPGGGGLFARPDAYYLPGYLATVVLFTPLSRIGSEIARHRDGHRFEKLATTPLTRAEWLLAHTLVNVGVIGVASLLVFALVTLVTGADIPVSGDLLLLVPFVALAVVLFCGIGSVLGRVSDSQDGVIAASNSVALPLLFLSDTFVSPDLLPEWFLPAVNLSPLTYFSRGVRAVTFAAPDGAGLAGVGAVGNLAILAALSVVCFAVGAAAVPRGD, via the coding sequence GTGAGCCGAACCGGGCGGATCCGCGCGGAGACGGCCGCCGCGGCGCGGTCGTTCCTCCGACGCCGGACGGCGGTGATATTCACGTTCTTCTTCCCGCTGTTGCTCGTGCTCATCTTCGGCGTCCTCGTGCGGACCCAGCCGGGCGGCGGCGGCCTGTTCGCCCGCCCGGACGCGTACTACCTCCCCGGCTATCTCGCGACGGTCGTGCTGTTCACGCCGCTGTCGCGGATCGGCTCGGAGATCGCCCGGCACCGCGACGGCCACCGCTTCGAGAAGCTGGCGACGACGCCGCTGACGCGGGCGGAGTGGCTGCTGGCACACACGCTCGTCAACGTCGGCGTCATCGGGGTCGCCTCGCTGCTCGTGTTCGCGCTCGTGACGCTCGTCACCGGCGCGGACATCCCGGTGTCGGGTGACCTGCTGCTGTTGGTCCCGTTCGTCGCGCTCGCGGTCGTGCTGTTCTGCGGTATCGGGTCCGTGCTCGGCCGGGTGTCGGACTCGCAGGACGGGGTTATCGCCGCCTCGAATTCGGTTGCGCTGCCGCTGTTGTTCCTCTCGGACACGTTCGTCTCGCCGGATCTCTTGCCCGAGTGGTTCCTCCCCGCGGTGAACCTCTCGCCGCTGACGTACTTCTCGCGCGGCGTCCGCGCGGTGACGTTCGCGGCGCCCGACGGCGCCGGCCTGGCGGGCGTCGGTGCGGTCGGGAACCTCGCGATCCTCGCGGCGCTCTCGGTCGTGTGCTTCGCCGTCGGCGCGGCGGCGGTGCCGCGCGGGGACTGA
- a CDS encoding S9 family peptidase yields MTELPLDAFYDLTQVGEVAVSPTGDRVAFTTTEYDDDADEPVGSLFVAPADGSRDPHRLTRVSGASAPAWSPDGDRLAFLAARDEDAERRVGRDDGDESDDDEDAEDAPANGDNGDEEPTRQVWAFDLALGGDATQITDFEEGAKEFDWSPDGERLAVAARDPTEAERAYLDGRTEGEPVETERLQHKLDGVGYTDTVRTYLHVVDADTGEAERLDDAHGGGAYQDLSGLQPDWGANDRIAFTSCREDEPDDTLVRDVFTIAPDGTGLRKLTDGDLSANAPVWSPDGDRLAFLGGDPVNWCIPTQVYLYEDGEYASLTADLDRTVARGGAPVWADEGTLYCLFADEARTRLMRVDAGGDAVEAGAAGDDADDHAAERVFEAQGTDRAMAGFDLSADGERAGVVLSHPSDGQDVYGVDSADLDAESESEAASLTRLSAVNADLTEAYPMPESRRIEWESDGETISGIVYHDPDVDLSDGDHPLVVAIHGGPISYDEPVFSFDHAALTSRGYVVLRPNYRGGSSYGREFAEALRGQWGTHEVTDIANGVADVVERGWVDDERVFGYGFSYGGIAQGFLVTQEPDLFTAAAPEHGIYDLRSAYGTDDSHIWMENEYGLPWENPEGIDASSSITDAGNIETPLLVTAGQEDWRCPPSQSEQLYVAARKQGVEARLVLYEDEHHNIGTPDRAIHRLEELTAWYARHDPAVDDPDADDPHGREDEE; encoded by the coding sequence ATGACGGAACTACCGTTGGACGCCTTCTACGACCTGACGCAGGTCGGCGAGGTCGCGGTCTCGCCGACGGGCGACCGGGTCGCGTTCACCACCACCGAGTACGACGACGACGCCGACGAGCCGGTCGGGTCGCTGTTCGTCGCGCCCGCGGACGGGAGCCGCGATCCACACCGCCTCACCCGCGTCTCGGGGGCTTCCGCGCCCGCGTGGTCGCCCGACGGCGACAGACTCGCCTTCCTCGCCGCGCGCGACGAGGACGCCGAACGTCGCGTCGGGCGCGACGACGGTGACGAGTCGGACGACGACGAGGATGCGGAGGACGCCCCCGCCAACGGCGACAACGGCGACGAGGAGCCGACCCGGCAGGTGTGGGCGTTCGACCTCGCGCTCGGCGGCGACGCGACACAGATCACCGACTTCGAGGAGGGTGCGAAGGAGTTCGACTGGAGCCCCGACGGGGAGCGCCTCGCCGTCGCCGCGCGCGACCCCACCGAGGCCGAACGGGCGTACCTCGACGGCCGGACGGAAGGCGAGCCGGTCGAGACGGAGCGCCTCCAGCACAAGCTCGACGGCGTCGGCTACACCGACACCGTCCGCACGTACCTCCACGTCGTCGACGCGGACACCGGCGAGGCCGAGCGCCTCGACGACGCGCACGGCGGCGGCGCCTATCAGGACCTCTCGGGGCTCCAGCCCGACTGGGGCGCGAACGACCGCATCGCGTTCACCTCCTGTCGCGAGGACGAGCCCGACGACACGCTCGTTCGCGACGTGTTCACGATCGCGCCCGACGGCACCGGACTTCGAAAGCTCACCGACGGCGACCTCTCGGCGAACGCGCCCGTCTGGTCGCCCGACGGCGACAGACTCGCCTTCCTCGGCGGCGACCCCGTGAACTGGTGCATCCCGACGCAGGTGTACCTGTACGAGGACGGCGAGTACGCGTCGCTGACTGCGGATCTCGACCGCACGGTCGCCCGCGGCGGCGCGCCAGTCTGGGCCGACGAGGGGACGCTGTACTGCCTGTTCGCCGACGAGGCGCGCACCCGGCTGATGCGCGTCGACGCCGGTGGCGACGCGGTCGAGGCCGGAGCCGCCGGCGACGACGCCGACGATCACGCCGCCGAGCGCGTCTTCGAGGCGCAGGGGACCGACCGCGCGATGGCCGGCTTCGACCTCTCGGCCGACGGCGAGCGCGCGGGCGTCGTCCTCTCGCATCCGAGCGACGGACAGGACGTGTACGGCGTCGATTCGGCGGACCTCGACGCCGAATCCGAGAGCGAGGCGGCGTCGCTGACGCGGCTCTCCGCGGTCAACGCCGACCTCACCGAGGCGTATCCGATGCCCGAATCGAGGCGTATCGAGTGGGAGAGCGACGGCGAGACGATCTCGGGGATCGTGTATCACGACCCCGACGTGGACCTCTCGGACGGCGACCACCCGCTCGTCGTCGCGATCCACGGCGGCCCGATCAGCTACGACGAGCCGGTGTTCAGCTTCGACCACGCCGCGCTGACGAGTCGCGGCTACGTCGTCCTCCGGCCGAACTACCGCGGCGGCTCCTCGTACGGCCGGGAGTTCGCCGAGGCACTGCGCGGCCAGTGGGGCACCCACGAGGTGACCGACATCGCCAACGGCGTCGCCGACGTGGTCGAGCGCGGCTGGGTCGACGACGAGCGCGTGTTCGGCTACGGCTTCTCCTACGGCGGCATCGCGCAGGGGTTCCTCGTCACGCAGGAGCCGGATCTCTTCACGGCGGCCGCGCCCGAGCACGGCATCTACGACCTCCGCTCGGCGTACGGGACCGACGACTCCCACATCTGGATGGAGAACGAGTACGGGCTCCCGTGGGAGAACCCGGAGGGCATCGACGCCTCGTCGTCGATCACCGACGCGGGGAACATCGAGACGCCGCTGCTCGTCACCGCCGGGCAGGAGGACTGGCGGTGTCCCCCGAGCCAGAGCGAGCAGCTGTACGTCGCCGCGAGGAAGCAGGGCGTCGAGGCGCGCCTCGTCCTGTACGAGGACGAGCACCACAACATCGGCACGCCCGACCGCGCGATCCACCGGCTGGAGGAGCTGACCGCGTGGTACGCGCGTCACGACCCCGCAGTCGACGACCCCGACGCCGACGACCCGCACGGTCGCGAGGACGAGGAGTAA
- a CDS encoding VOC family protein — translation MSRPAGLVFFRTANRDRVVDWYREVVDCTVWLEQPGCTILERDDFRFGFCDADGGATETEGILTFVFPDRAGVDRMHERVGDAAREGPHVNEQYDIYQFFADDPDGRTAEFQTFLHDLPE, via the coding sequence ATGTCCCGCCCCGCCGGCCTCGTCTTCTTCCGCACCGCGAATCGCGACCGCGTCGTCGACTGGTACCGCGAGGTCGTCGACTGTACCGTGTGGCTCGAACAACCGGGCTGTACGATTCTCGAACGCGACGACTTCCGGTTCGGCTTCTGTGACGCCGACGGGGGAGCCACCGAGACCGAGGGCATCCTCACGTTCGTCTTCCCGGATCGCGCGGGCGTCGACCGCATGCACGAGCGCGTCGGCGACGCCGCCCGCGAGGGGCCGCACGTGAACGAGCAGTACGACATCTACCAGTTCTTCGCCGACGATCCGGACGGCCGGACCGCTGAGTTCCAGACGTTCCTCCACGACCTGCCGGAGTGA
- a CDS encoding beta-class carbonic anhydrase: MSDTDADDHEHSHVHEHVDESVDARDDWARRRRKGIPTDENLLVVACMDERIPVEDALGLELGDAQIYRNAGGKVTDDVIRSAALTTNFFETDEIVVVNHTDCGMMSASDDDVAAGLEAQAEAAGVDLDEVDLDPALPELDIGDASVDEWVRMTDDIDEACAAQVEFLENHELIPEDVTVSGYVYEVESDELRRPGERVAEEISERRA, encoded by the coding sequence ATGTCCGACACCGACGCCGACGACCACGAGCACAGCCACGTCCACGAGCACGTCGACGAGTCGGTCGACGCCCGGGACGACTGGGCGCGACGGCGACGCAAGGGGATCCCCACCGACGAGAACCTCCTCGTCGTCGCCTGCATGGACGAGCGCATCCCCGTCGAGGACGCGCTCGGCCTCGAACTGGGCGACGCACAGATCTACCGCAACGCCGGCGGGAAGGTGACCGACGACGTGATCCGCTCGGCGGCGCTGACGACCAACTTCTTCGAGACCGACGAGATCGTCGTCGTGAACCACACCGACTGCGGGATGATGTCCGCGAGCGACGACGACGTCGCCGCGGGCCTCGAAGCGCAGGCCGAGGCGGCGGGCGTCGATCTCGACGAGGTCGATCTGGACCCCGCGCTTCCCGAACTCGATATCGGCGACGCGAGCGTCGATGAGTGGGTCCGGATGACCGACGACATCGACGAAGCCTGCGCCGCGCAGGTCGAGTTCCTGGAGAACCACGAGCTGATCCCGGAGGACGTGACCGTCTCGGGCTACGTGTACGAGGTCGAGTCCGACGAACTCCGCCGCCCGGGCGAGCGCGTCGCCGAGGAGATCAGCGAACGCCGCGCCTGA
- a CDS encoding DUF4349 domain-containing protein, with amino-acid sequence MRRGSLATVCCVLLVVLAGCAGAGGGGDGAATGLEADAQATAAPESADEGSGGGGSGGDGAGANVNAQVADRQLIYEATVELRVDDYEAASADLTAMVRERGGYVGSSRTEVRGEGNETWTTGRLVLRVPSDNYSGAMEAINGTGEVRSVEQSTQDVTSQIVDLEARLESLRAERDRLRELYDRANDTEDVLAVQRELSDVQTEIERTEARLQGLERRVAYSTITVELREPRPDYEPPERSAWYETPLTEAFLDSVQGVIVLGRGAVVLTAYALPYLLVLAVPAVGVAWGYRRARR; translated from the coding sequence ATGCGACGTGGCTCACTCGCGACGGTCTGTTGTGTCCTGCTCGTGGTGCTCGCCGGCTGCGCCGGAGCGGGCGGCGGTGGGGACGGCGCGGCGACGGGCTTGGAGGCTGACGCGCAGGCGACGGCCGCACCCGAGTCGGCCGACGAAGGGTCCGGAGGCGGCGGCTCCGGAGGCGACGGCGCCGGCGCGAACGTGAACGCACAGGTGGCCGACCGCCAGCTGATCTACGAGGCGACCGTGGAGCTTCGCGTCGACGACTACGAGGCCGCCAGCGCGGACCTGACCGCGATGGTCCGCGAGCGCGGCGGCTACGTCGGCAGTTCGCGGACGGAGGTCCGCGGTGAGGGCAACGAGACGTGGACGACCGGCCGGCTCGTCCTCCGCGTGCCGTCGGACAATTACTCCGGCGCGATGGAGGCGATCAACGGGACCGGCGAGGTCCGATCGGTCGAGCAGTCGACGCAGGACGTGACCTCGCAGATCGTCGACTTGGAGGCTCGCTTGGAGAGCCTCCGCGCCGAGCGGGACCGCCTTCGGGAGCTGTACGACCGAGCCAACGACACCGAGGACGTGCTCGCGGTCCAGCGCGAGCTCTCGGACGTGCAAACGGAGATCGAACGCACCGAGGCGCGGCTTCAGGGCCTCGAACGCCGCGTCGCCTACTCGACGATCACCGTCGAGCTTCGCGAACCCCGGCCGGACTACGAGCCGCCCGAGCGGAGCGCGTGGTACGAGACGCCGCTGACCGAGGCGTTCCTCGACTCCGTCCAGGGCGTGATCGTTCTCGGCCGCGGCGCGGTCGTCCTCACCGCGTACGCGCTCCCGTACCTGCTCGTGCTCGCGGTTCCGGCGGTCGGAGTCGCGTGGGGGTACCGGCGCGCACGCCGGTGA
- a CDS encoding NADH:flavin oxidoreductase has translation MPAITDPLEIGGVTLSNGLYRAPLLEHAGNGPDAVDTLVDELEPAAAAGAGLVCQGATIVRGEGGCAAPGMTRVHDPDFVAGLERLTDAIHEHGGRIAIQLEHGGLRSMETWHRGHRERNPDLRQLAVSRPPRPLRLLDRLGFLEYDAHVLSTEECYELAADFGRSAAAAVDAGYDLVHLAGANMGILHQFASPFYNRRDDEFDDPARFFEVVLAEIRERAGDVPVLTKVPAETEAPPGIGPTLSAGDCVRLCERLTDAGYDALVPVNGSVFWDMSVIRGAFPGRSWRDERFREGYVDAFGSRPRAALVAAANWTESLVYSREPAWNADLCGRVRGRVDVPVLCEGGIRDRETIDGLLGDVADAVGMARPFYAEPELPARLLREGAAADGVAVVCEDCNNCVVPQAAGEPGVCRTPGVLREAGELRNAGAYERGDRD, from the coding sequence GTGCCGGCGATCACCGACCCGCTGGAGATCGGAGGTGTCACGCTCTCGAACGGGCTCTACCGCGCGCCGCTGCTCGAACACGCGGGCAACGGTCCAGACGCGGTCGACACGCTGGTCGACGAGCTGGAGCCGGCGGCCGCCGCCGGCGCGGGCCTCGTCTGCCAGGGGGCCACGATCGTCCGCGGCGAGGGCGGCTGTGCCGCGCCGGGGATGACCCGCGTCCACGATCCTGACTTCGTCGCCGGCCTCGAACGCCTCACGGACGCGATCCACGAGCACGGCGGCCGGATCGCGATACAGCTCGAACACGGCGGCCTGCGCTCGATGGAGACGTGGCACCGCGGTCACCGCGAGCGCAACCCGGACCTCCGGCAACTCGCCGTCTCTCGCCCGCCCCGCCCCCTCCGCCTGCTGGACCGACTCGGCTTCCTCGAGTACGACGCCCACGTCCTCTCTACCGAGGAGTGCTACGAACTCGCCGCGGACTTCGGGCGCTCGGCGGCCGCCGCCGTCGATGCCGGCTACGATCTGGTCCATCTCGCGGGCGCCAACATGGGGATCCTCCACCAGTTCGCCTCGCCGTTCTACAACCGTCGCGACGACGAGTTCGACGACCCCGCCCGCTTTTTCGAGGTCGTCCTCGCGGAGATCCGCGAGCGCGCCGGCGACGTACCGGTGCTGACGAAGGTGCCCGCCGAAACGGAGGCGCCGCCGGGGATCGGGCCGACCCTGTCGGCGGGTGACTGCGTCCGCCTGTGTGAGCGCCTCACGGACGCCGGCTACGACGCGCTCGTCCCCGTGAACGGCTCGGTGTTCTGGGACATGAGCGTGATACGGGGGGCGTTTCCCGGGCGGTCGTGGCGCGACGAGCGCTTCCGCGAGGGGTACGTCGACGCGTTCGGGTCGCGCCCGCGGGCCGCGCTCGTCGCCGCCGCGAACTGGACCGAGTCGCTCGTCTACTCCCGCGAGCCGGCGTGGAACGCCGATCTCTGCGGCAGGGTCCGAGGCCGCGTCGACGTGCCCGTGCTGTGTGAAGGCGGGATCAGAGACCGAGAGACGATCGACGGCCTGCTCGGCGACGTCGCCGATGCGGTGGGGATGGCCCGCCCGTTCTACGCCGAACCCGAGTTGCCGGCACGCCTGCTCCGGGAGGGCGCGGCGGCCGACGGCGTCGCGGTCGTCTGCGAGGACTGCAACAACTGCGTCGTCCCGCAGGCGGCCGGCGAGCCGGGCGTGTGCCGGACTCCCGGGGTGCTCCGCGAGGCCGGGGAACTCCGGAACGCTGGCGCCTACGAGCGCGGGGATCGGGACTGA
- a CDS encoding inositol monophosphatase family protein, giving the protein MTDDDGGPERGDREDATDGHDTVDDGDAADAWDAAGVPTPEALAETAEAAVRAAGDYLAERFRDGGTVGEFHTDDVKAEADEAAEELVFGEIRGEFPGHTLHGEESGRSGDGRVEWIVDPLDGTNNYAIDYPSIASAVAAQVDGETLVAAVHEPLVDDCYVAVRGAGATVNGEPLVVTPRGRPLDRSTLSLVVGLPAVRDEELRTEADAVRDALSGRCKRVLETWSPCVDWGLLARGSIAGVVCAYPDPFEQAAGELLASEAGVVSVSGDGYYVGAVDEATLTALVEALPDQVRESVRG; this is encoded by the coding sequence ATGACCGACGATGACGGCGGTCCCGAACGCGGGGACCGCGAGGACGCCACGGACGGCCACGATACCGTGGACGACGGCGACGCCGCGGACGCCTGGGACGCCGCCGGTGTTCCGACCCCCGAGGCGCTCGCGGAGACCGCGGAGGCGGCGGTTCGCGCGGCCGGCGACTACCTCGCCGAGCGCTTTCGAGACGGCGGCACCGTCGGGGAGTTCCACACGGACGACGTGAAGGCCGAGGCGGACGAGGCGGCCGAGGAGCTGGTGTTCGGGGAGATCCGCGGAGAGTTTCCGGGCCACACGCTCCACGGCGAGGAGTCGGGGCGCTCGGGCGACGGGCGCGTGGAGTGGATCGTCGACCCGCTCGACGGAACGAACAACTACGCGATCGACTACCCCTCGATCGCCAGCGCCGTCGCGGCGCAAGTCGACGGCGAGACGCTCGTCGCCGCGGTCCACGAGCCGCTTGTCGACGACTGCTACGTCGCCGTCCGCGGCGCGGGCGCGACGGTGAACGGGGAACCGCTGGTGGTGACACCGCGTGGCAGGCCCCTCGATCGCTCGACGCTCTCGCTCGTCGTCGGGCTGCCGGCCGTCCGCGACGAGGAACTCCGCACGGAGGCGGACGCCGTCCGCGACGCGCTGTCGGGGCGGTGCAAGCGGGTGCTTGAGACGTGGTCGCCGTGCGTCGACTGGGGGCTGCTCGCCCGCGGGAGCATCGCCGGCGTCGTCTGCGCGTACCCCGACCCGTTCGAACAGGCGGCCGGCGAGCTGCTCGCGAGCGAGGCGGGCGTCGTCTCCGTCTCGGGCGACGGCTACTACGTCGGCGCCGTCGACGAGGCGACGCTCACGGCGCTCGTGGAGGCGCTTCCCGACCAGGTCCGAGAATCAGTCCGCGGGTGA
- a CDS encoding macro domain-containing protein encodes MEFEVIRGDIAGQSADALVNAAGTSLKMGSGVAGALRRAAGVGLNEEAMSKGPIDLGEVAVTDAYDLDAEYVIHAAAMPHYGDGKATEASVRDATRNALAAADERDCVSLVIPALGCGVAGFALREGAGIIVEEIRAFDPESLSDVRFIAYSQEEFETVREAAKSA; translated from the coding sequence ATGGAGTTCGAGGTGATCCGGGGCGACATCGCCGGCCAGTCGGCAGACGCGTTGGTGAACGCCGCCGGTACCAGCCTGAAGATGGGCAGCGGCGTCGCCGGCGCGCTCCGCCGGGCTGCGGGGGTCGGCCTGAACGAGGAAGCGATGTCGAAGGGACCGATCGATCTGGGCGAGGTCGCCGTCACCGACGCGTACGACCTCGACGCCGAGTACGTGATCCACGCGGCCGCGATGCCACACTACGGGGACGGGAAGGCCACCGAGGCGAGCGTCCGCGACGCGACCCGGAACGCCCTCGCGGCCGCCGACGAGCGCGACTGTGTGTCGCTCGTGATCCCCGCGCTCGGCTGTGGCGTCGCGGGCTTCGCCCTCCGCGAGGGAGCCGGGATCATCGTCGAGGAGATCCGTGCGTTCGATCCCGAGTCGCTGAGTGACGTTCGGTTCATCGCGTACTCACAGGAGGAGTTCGAGACGGTTCGAGAGGCGGCGAAGTCGGCGTGA
- a CDS encoding ABC transporter ATP-binding protein codes for MNDATVVRAVDARKSYDGTVALDGVSLDVREGEVFGLIGPNGAGKTTLVRALTGTVDADGTLELFGDAADDSDRSRVGLLPQEFEPPQRLTARELVAYYGGLYGESRPVEDVLADVGLADDADTWYENLSGGQKRRACVATALVNDPDVLFLDEPTTGIDPAGRRALWGLLDSLADSGVTVFLTSHSMEEVERLADRVGLLRDGELVAVGTPAELVAEHGGPARFVVAGPDVGAGADPLRDAGFAVEVGTDELVLGDVTPAELGDAVTALADAGVDYESLTWTEPTLEDVYLRLTGETFEGTFTPGASAVGTDADTDTAGGVAGDGDPAATAEVER; via the coding sequence ATGAACGACGCGACGGTCGTCCGCGCGGTCGACGCCCGCAAGTCCTACGACGGGACGGTCGCGCTCGACGGCGTCTCGCTCGACGTGCGCGAGGGCGAGGTGTTCGGCCTGATCGGGCCGAACGGGGCGGGGAAGACGACGCTCGTGCGTGCGCTCACGGGCACCGTCGACGCCGACGGCACCCTCGAACTGTTCGGGGACGCCGCCGACGACTCGGACCGATCCCGTGTCGGGCTGCTCCCCCAGGAGTTCGAGCCGCCCCAGCGGCTGACCGCCCGCGAACTCGTCGCGTACTACGGCGGCCTGTACGGGGAGTCGCGACCCGTCGAGGACGTGCTCGCGGACGTGGGGCTGGCGGACGACGCCGACACGTGGTACGAGAACCTCTCGGGCGGCCAAAAACGCCGCGCGTGCGTCGCAACCGCGCTCGTGAACGACCCCGACGTGCTGTTCCTTGACGAGCCGACGACCGGCATCGACCCGGCCGGGCGGCGCGCGCTGTGGGGGCTGCTCGACTCGCTCGCCGACAGCGGGGTGACCGTGTTCCTGACGAGCCACTCGATGGAGGAGGTCGAGCGGCTCGCCGACCGCGTCGGGCTGTTGCGCGACGGGGAACTCGTCGCCGTCGGCACGCCCGCGGAGTTGGTCGCCGAGCACGGCGGTCCCGCCCGCTTCGTCGTCGCCGGTCCCGACGTTGGGGCGGGCGCCGACCCGCTCCGGGACGCCGGATTCGCCGTCGAGGTCGGCACCGACGAACTCGTGCTCGGCGACGTGACGCCCGCTGAACTCGGCGACGCCGTGACCGCGCTCGCCGACGCGGGCGTCGACTACGAGTCGCTCACGTGGACCGAGCCGACCTTGGAGGACGTGTACCTCCGGCTGACCGGCGAGACGTTCGAGGGAACGTTCACGCCCGGCGCCAGCGCGGTCGGGACCGATGCCGACACTGACACCGCCGGCGGCGTCGCCGGCGACGGCGACCCGGCCGCGACCGCGGAGGTGGAGCGGTGA
- a CDS encoding bifunctional 4-hydroxy-2-oxoglutarate aldolase/2-dehydro-3-deoxy-phosphogluconate aldolase: MSTTDAFVAMRESGVVAVLRGAEPETVVDTAEALVAGGVTALEVTADTAGATDMIATLSEELGDDALVGAGTVLDSETARAAIAAGAEFVVAPSFDAGVVETCNRYGVLCAPGVMTPTEAVEAYEAGAEVVKVFPAKTVGPDHVAALKGPLGQLEIMPTGGVSPDNAGAYIEAGAVCVGAGSALVDRDLVDAGDFDAITERAEAFREVIEAARE, encoded by the coding sequence ATGAGTACCACCGATGCGTTCGTGGCGATGCGCGAGTCCGGCGTCGTCGCGGTGTTGCGCGGCGCCGAGCCCGAGACCGTCGTCGACACCGCCGAGGCGCTCGTCGCCGGCGGCGTCACCGCGCTGGAGGTCACCGCCGATACCGCCGGCGCGACCGACATGATCGCCACGCTGTCGGAGGAGTTGGGCGACGATGCGCTCGTCGGCGCCGGCACCGTCCTCGACAGCGAGACCGCCCGCGCGGCGATCGCCGCCGGCGCGGAGTTCGTCGTCGCCCCCTCCTTCGATGCGGGCGTCGTGGAGACGTGTAACCGCTACGGCGTGCTCTGTGCGCCGGGCGTGATGACCCCGACCGAGGCCGTCGAGGCGTACGAGGCCGGCGCCGAGGTCGTGAAGGTGTTCCCGGCGAAGACCGTCGGCCCGGACCACGTCGCCGCGCTGAAGGGCCCGCTCGGGCAGCTGGAGATCATGCCTACAGGCGGTGTCTCCCCCGACAACGCCGGCGCCTACATCGAGGCGGGGGCCGTCTGCGTCGGCGCCGGCTCCGCGCTGGTCGACCGCGACCTCGTCGACGCCGGCGACTTCGACGCCATCACCGAGCGCGCCGAGGCGTTCCGCGAGGTCATCGAGGCGGCTCGGGAGTAG